One window from the genome of Canis lupus dingo isolate Sandy chromosome 15, ASM325472v2, whole genome shotgun sequence encodes:
- the BTG1 gene encoding protein BTG1, with product MHPFYTRAATMIGEIAAAVSFISKFLRTKGLTSERQLQTFSQSLQELLAEHYKHHWFPEKPCKGSGYRCIRINHKMDPLIGQAAQRIGLSSQELFRLLPSELTLWVDPYEVSYRIGEDGSICVLYEASPAGGSTQNSSNVQMVDSRISCKEELLLGRTSPSKNYNMMTVSG from the exons atGCATCCCTTCTACACCCGGGCCGCCACCATGATAGGCGAGATCGCCGCCGCCGTGTCCTTCATCTCCAAGTTCCTCCGCACCAAGGGGCTCACGAGCGAGCGACAGCTGCAGACCTTCAGCCAGAGCCTGCAGGAGCTGCTGGCAG AACATTATAAACATCACTGGTTCCCAGAAAAGCCGTGCAAGGGATCAGGTTACCGTTGTATTCGCATCAACCATAAAATGGATCCTCTGATTGGACAGGCAGCGCAGCGGATTGGACTGAGCAGTCAGGAGCTGTTCAGGCTGCTCCCAAGTGAACTCACACTCTGGGTTGACCCCTATGAAGTGTCCTACCGAATCGGAGAGGATGGCTCCATCTGCGTGCTGTACGAAGCCTCGCCAGCAGGAGGTAGCACTCAAAACAGCAGCAACGTGCAAATGGTAGACAGCAGAATCAGCTGTAAGGAGGAACTTCTCTTGGGCCGAACAAGCCCTTCCAAAAACTACAATATGATGACTGTATCAGGTTAA